In Apostichopus japonicus isolate 1M-3 chromosome 3, ASM3797524v1, whole genome shotgun sequence, a single genomic region encodes these proteins:
- the LOC139962776 gene encoding PSME3-interacting protein-like, with protein MASGGQGLKAFVSESEIEDKKKKRQEEWERVRKPEDPQDCPEEEYDPRTLFEKLQEQKDTKQAEFEEQFKFKNMVRGLDDEETEFLEEVSQKQQELEKSKMKEEKELLDQFKNRVVSVADDTDKKKPDQSKPSNSSATAGNRQASLLAGAVKRKRQTSDETEPIAKKTDGLVSAGDADRNKPDNSIPERLNQSQETHLPIKGTLQNGVECIGILPGIGFYAHSSDESSNSDSSDEDLTEIIGTVHRGKKGH; from the exons ATGGCTTCCGGAGGCCAAGGACTAAAAGCCTTTGTCTCAGAGTCAGAGATAGaagacaagaagaagaagagacaaGAGGAATGGGAGAGAGTTAGAAAGCCAGAGGATCCTCAAG ATTGCCCCGAAGAAGAATACGATCCCAGGACACTGTTTGAGAAACTGCAAGAACAGAAAGATACTAAGCAGGCTGAATTTGAGGAACAGTTTAAATTTA AGAACATGGTGAGAGGCTTGGATGATGAAGAGACAGAGTTCTTGGAAGAGGTTTCGCAGAAACAACAGGAACTGGAGAAGAGCaagatgaaagaagaaaaggaattGTTGGACCAATTTAAA AATCGGGTGGTATCTGTGGCAGATGACACAGATAAGAAAAAGCCAGATCAGTCCAAGCCTTCCAATTCTTCAGCCACAGCTGGTAACAGACAGGCATCTCTTCTAGCAGGAGCTGTGAAGAGGAAAAG ACAAACTTCTGATGAAACAGAACCGATTGCTAAAAAGACTGATGGCCTTGTAAGTGCTGGTGATGCTGACAGAAATAAACCAGATAATTCCATTCCAGAAAGGTTAAACCAGTCACAAGAAACACATCTTCCAATCAAGGGGACTCTGCAGAATGGAGTGGAATGCATTGGCATTCTGCCAGGAATCGGATTTTACGCTCACAGTAGCGATGAATCATCAAATTCGGATAGCAGCGATGAAGACCTGACAGAGATAATTGGAACTGTCCACAGGGGAAAGAAAGGACATTAA
- the LOC139962758 gene encoding uncharacterized protein yields MPRSFLVKSQGYRDKEKKRGLGIAKLVYDPTRAVTVVTTLAKPEPRRPIINYVQSSINPTRWYQSWISTPAISTSCEVTTPPSYSCTETKDVGYLRKPSTSPPFFRPFLPLPVSSRSPRFVSAPPSAAARHLQINSSCFSSSDEESRLSSPGSDCGETFQEKKAFDRRLITGNSRKSTQKLKCPGCGKEYCTAGGLSKHQQTQCRAGQNGRTFQCKYCSKEYTALGALKMHLRTHTLPCKCTICGKAFSRPWLLQGHIRTHTGEKPFSCQHCQRAFADRSNLRAHLQTHSHVKRYSCSLCTRTFSRMSLLNKHTKSGCDRIRVNPQTPSNPMNDQTMLA; encoded by the coding sequence TGTACGATCCAACACGAGCAGTGACGGTGGTGACTACATTGGCCAAACCAGAACCACGTCGACCGATCATCAACTACGTCCAATCTAGTATTAACCCTACCAGGTGGTACCAGTCATGGATTTCTACTCCCGCCATTTCAACATCATGTGAAGTAACAACACCCCCCTCTTACTCCTGCACTGAGACCAAAGATGTTGGATATTTGCGGAAGCCGTCTACTTCTCCTCCATTCTTCCGTCCGTTCTTACCCTTACCGGTGTCGTCTCGTTCTCCGCGCTTTGTCTCCGCTCCTCCTTCGGCGGCGGCCCGTCATTTGCAGATTAATTCCTCCTGTTTTTCCTCCAGTGATGAGGAGTCACGCTTATCTTCACCTGGATCTGACTGTGGAGAAACCTTTCAAGAAAAGAAAGCATTTGATAGGCGTTTGATTACCGGTAACTCCAGAAAATCCACACAGAAGCTGAAATGCCCTGGTTGTGGCAAAGAATATTGTACTGCAGGAGGCTTAAGTAAGCACCAGCAAACGCAATGCCGAGCGGGTCAAAACGGTCGGACCTTCCAGTGTAAGTACTGCTCGAAGGAATACACAGCTCTCGGTGCCTTGAAAATGCATCTGAGGACCCACACATTACCGTGTAAATGCACCATTTGTGGAAAGGCGTTTTCGAGACCATGGCTTCTCCAGGGGCACATCAGGACTCACACGGGTGAGAAACCTTTTTCTTGTCAGCACTGTCAGCGGGCGTTTGCAGACAGATCTAATCTTCGTGCACACCTACAGACACACTCCCATGTCAAACGGTACAGTTGCTCATTGTGCACTAGAACATTCTCCCGAATGTCCCTGCTAAATAAGCACACCAAATCCGGTTGTGACCGAATTAGAGTTAACCCACAGACTCCCTCTAATCCAATGAACGATCAGACGATGCTTGCTTGA